The Nostoc sp. PCC 7524 nucleotide sequence CAGTGGTTGCGACTTACTCAACAATTACCTCATCTTCCATCCAGAGGTGTTAGAGGAGTTATCATCATGCCAAACACCAGCGCGGTTAGTTCCAGCCGCAACGGTGTTAGTCATCCAAGGTGAGAAGTTGGCGCGAGTTGGTGATATTTCCGGCGCAGTTGCTAAGTTCCGTCAGGCGCAGCAGTGGGATCAGAGTTTGAAATTTGACCCAGAGGCGAAGGCGCAGGCGTTGGCGAATAAATGAGTGTGCAATTTATCCCACCTCGGAATCAATTCCGAGTCTAATAGCGCAAGTCCTCTCAAGAGGACTTGGTTAAATTTCTCCTCAGTCCACTTGAGTGGACTTCAGCTATGAGCCAGGAACTTTAGTTCTGGGCGGGATATCTGACAGACGTGATTGCAAGGGTAGTTCCAAGCGATCGCCTGGTTGTGGTTCAATAATCTGAGTAGACAGTTGCAGTTTTGCTAATTGCGCTCTTAACTCCTCAGTATTTCCTTCAGCCTGAAGAAACTTCACTAGCAACCCCTCATACATGACATCACCTGGGGATGCAGTAGGTAGCATAACTTGCGGTTGCAACCACTCTGCAACCTCTAAAGCCTTTTGTTGTCCTCTAATAATCGCCCCAATCAAAGGCAAACTGACATTAATTAGAGGCGTAATCACTACATCTATTGGTGCAAACTGTTTCAGTTGAGGAGCATGATAACCGTGAGGCTCATAGTACAGCTTGAAATCCGTGGCTAACTCCTTGAGAACATAACCATTCTCTATCAACGTTGGCCCAATTGGAGAACCAGGAACAGCAGTAATTTCCACTTGGCTATTTAACTGGTAAGTTTCCCCATGCGCTAAAGTTGTCACAGCACTATAACCCAACTCCTGCACCACCTTAGCAGCGTTGGGAGAAGCCACCACTGGAATATTCCGGTCAAGTTGCTTTAGTGTAGGTGGGTGAGCATGATCTTCCAAACCTTGAGACAACAGAATCAAATCGATATTCTCTGGAATGGGACGCTCTTGAGAACGAGAGCCTTTGAAGAACCAATCTAAGTTACCAAAGGTTAACGAACTAACCAACCAAGGATCAATCAGGATTCGTTGTTGAGCAATTTCCAACAGCCAACTGTTGGAGTCTAACCAAGTTAAATACATAGCCGCAGATTGAAGATAATACCTACCTTTATTGTGACATTATCAAGAATGGGAGGTAGGGAGTGGCTGACAGGTGTAGTTAACGATTGCTGTTATTAGTATTTTTAGCTTTAAGTTAAGTGCATAAATACCATCTTCAATAATTCTGCACGAGTAAATGGTTTAGTTAAGTATCCAGAAGCACCGACTAATCTGGCTCTGACTTTATCTACCAGTCCCTTATTTCCTGTCACAAAGATAATCGGTGTTTTTTTAAACATAGAATTATTACGGATAATTCGGCACAATTCATAACCGTCAATACCTGCCATGTTCAAATCCAGCAAAATTAAGTCTG carries:
- a CDS encoding MBL fold metallo-hydrolase → MYLTWLDSNSWLLEIAQQRILIDPWLVSSLTFGNLDWFFKGSRSQERPIPENIDLILLSQGLEDHAHPPTLKQLDRNIPVVASPNAAKVVQELGYSAVTTLAHGETYQLNSQVEITAVPGSPIGPTLIENGYVLKELATDFKLYYEPHGYHAPQLKQFAPIDVVITPLINVSLPLIGAIIRGQQKALEVAEWLQPQVMLPTASPGDVMYEGLLVKFLQAEGNTEELRAQLAKLQLSTQIIEPQPGDRLELPLQSRLSDIPPRTKVPGS